A single Phoenix dactylifera cultivar Barhee BC4 chromosome 1, palm_55x_up_171113_PBpolish2nd_filt_p, whole genome shotgun sequence DNA region contains:
- the LOC103697008 gene encoding uncharacterized protein LOC103697008 isoform X1, whose amino-acid sequence MVEEMVPLRSTGLTDPGWEHGVAQDERKKKVKCNYCGKIVSGGIYRLKQHLARISGEVTYCKKAPEEVYMKMKENLEGYRASKKRQSEDEEQSFDLHSNDNNEEDEEPVGYRRKGRQIGNDQSLVTFITPLRSLGYVDPGWEHGVAQDEKKKKVKCNYCEKIVSGGINRFKQHLARIPGEVAYCKMAPEEVYLKMKENMKWHRTGRRRRPEAKELAVFYMHPDNDVEEGIANGKNKANRMIGDQDVSCSKTIRKRSKGRSLESGTSDTERQQKQMNLDAVIAKTQKSQVPLLYKQSKQKAGSEKKSRKEVISAICKFFYYAAIPFNVADSPYFHKMLDLVGQYGHGLKSPTTRLISGRCLQDEVGSIKEYLVEIKASWATTGCTIIADSWKDVHGKTIINFLVSCPRGTYFISSIDASDIIKDVTSLFSLLDKVVGEVGEGNVVQVITENTANYKAAGKMLEEKKRSLFWTPCAAYCIDQILEDFVEIKWVRECIDKAQQIAKFIYNRMWLLNLMKKEFTAGKELLRPAVTKFATSFLTLQSLLDHRAALRRMFQSNKWISSQLGKSDEGKEVEKIVFNSTFWKKMQYVKKSVDPVVQMLKKVDSNEGLSMPSIYNDIYRAKLAIKAIHGDDERKYGPFWSVIDNHWSAVFHHPLYVAAYFLNPSYHYRPDFMAQPEVIRGLNECITRLEPDNGRRVSAASQISDFDFAKADFGTELALSTRMELHPAAWWQQHGINCLELQRIAIRILSQTCTSFGCEHHWSIFDQIHSTRHNRLAQKRLNDFAYVHYNLRLRERQLKRTTDDSISLDSGMLESLLDNWVVESEKPSLQEDEVPEILYNEAEQGEAYENEVNENEESDIASRKAHTEIAAFTEIVEPLEVHPATMGATADEDDADLDFLEDDLSD is encoded by the exons ATGGTTGAAGAGATGGTTCCGCTTCGTTCAACAGGGCTTACCGACCCTGGATGGGAACATGGTGTTGCTCAAgatgagaggaagaaaaaggtaaaGTGCAATTACTGTGGGAAAATAGTAAGCGGGGGAATATACAGATTGAAGCAGCATTTGGCTAGAATTTCTGGTGAAGTTACATACTGTAAAAAGGCTCctgaagaggtgtatatgaaaatgaaagaaaatcttGAAGGATACAGGGCTAGCAAAAAACGACAATCAGAGGATGAAGAGCAATCTTTTGATTTACATTCAAATGATAACaacgaagaggatgaagaacCTGTTGGTTATAGACGCAAGGGAAGGCAGATCGGAAATGATCAAAGCTTGGTCACATTTATAACCCCACTACGGTCATTAGGGTATGTTGACCCAGGATGGGAACATGGTGTTGCTCAagatgagaagaaaaagaaggtaaaATGCAATTATTGTGAGAAAATAGTTAGTGGGGGTATAAACCGGTTCAAACAGCATTTAGCTAGAATTCCTGGGGAAGTTGCATACTGTAAGATGGCTCCTGAGGAAGTATATcttaaaatgaaagaaaatatgaaatGGCATCGcacaggaaggagaagaaggcctGAAGCCAAAGAACTTGCGGTGTTCTATATGCATCCAGACAATGATGTGGAAGAAGGGATTGCAAATGGTAAAAACAAAGCAAATCGTATGATTGGTGATCAAGATGTTTCTTGTAGTAAAACCATAAGAAAAAGATCTAAAGGGAGGTCACTGGAAAGTGGTACAAGTGATACTGAGCGACAACAGAAACAGATGAATTTGGATGCTGTAATTGCAAAGACACAGAAAAGCCAGGTCCCATTATTGTACAAGCAATCAAAACAAAAGGCAGGGTCTGAAAAAAAGAGCCGTAAAGAAGTAATCTCCGCAATCTGCAAATTTTTCTATTATGCTGCAATACCTTTCAATGTCGCAGATTCTCCATACTTTCACAAGATGCTCGATTTGGTTGGTCAATATGGACATGGATTAAAAAGCCCTACAACCAGATTAATTTCTGGTCGATGCCTGCAGGATGAAGTTGGAAGTATTAAAGAATATCTTGTAGAAATCAAGGCTTCTTGGGCTACAACTGGGTGTACAATTATCGCAGATAGTTGGAAAGATGTGCATGGAAAGACAATAATCAATTTCTTGGTATCTTGCCCTAGAGGGACATACTTCATTTCCTCGATTGATGCATCTGATATAATCAAAGATGTTACAAGTCTTTTTAGCCTCTTGGACAAAGTTGTGGGGGAGGTAGGCGAGGGCAATGTTGTACAG GTAATCACAGAAAATACTGCAAACTATAAAGCTGCTGGGAAGATgctagaggagaagaagagaagtttATTTTGGACGCCCTGTGCTGCCTACTGCATTGATCAAATTCTTGAGGATTTTGTGGAGATAAAATGGGTCAGAGAGTGCATTGACAAAGCCCAACAAATtgctaaatttatttataaccgCATGTGGTTGTTGAACCTCATGAAAAAGGAATTTACAGCTGGAAAGGAACTTCTTAGACCAGCTGTTACAAAGTTCGCAACCAGCTTTCTTACTTTACAAAGcttgctggatcatagggctgCTCTCAGAAGAATGTTCCAATCGAATAAATGGATTTCGTCCCAATTAGGAAAATCAGATGAGGGCAAAGAAGTTGAAAAAATTGTCTTCAACTCCACATTCTGGAAGAAGATGCAATATGTAAAAAAATCTGTTGATCCTGTTGTACAGATGCTTAAAAAAGTTGATAGCAATGAAGGCTTGTCCATGCCATCTATTTATAATGACATCTACCGAGCTAAGCTTGCTATTAAAGCCATCCATGGTGATGATGAACGAAAATATGGTCCCTTCTGGAGTGTAATAGACAACCATTGGAGTGCTGTTTTTCACCATCCTCTATATGTTGCAGCTTACTTCCTTAATCCATCATACCATTATCGTCCAGATTTCATGGCG CAACCAGAGGTGATCCGAGGTCTAAATGAATGCATTACTCGACTGGAACCAGATAATGGAAGAAGAGTTTCTGCTGCTTCGCAG ATTTCTGATTTTGATTTTGCTAAAGCTGATTTTGGAACTGAACTGGCTTTGAGTACAAGAATGGAGCTGCATCCAG CTGCATGGTGGCAACAACATGGGATAAATTGTCTTGAATTGCAACGAATTGCCATTCGGATATTGAGCCAGACATGCACGTCCTTTGGTTGTGAGCACCATTGGAGTATATTTGATCAAATTCATAGTACAAGGCATAACCGCTTGGCTCAGAAAAGATTAAATGATTTTGCTTATGTCCATTACAACTTGCGTCTTCGAGAGCGGCAATTAAAGAGAACTACTGATGACTCCATATCTCTTGACAGCGGCATGCTAGAGAGCTTACTAGATAATTGGGTTGTTGAGTCTGAGAAGCCATCTTTGCAAGAAGATGAGGTACCA GAGATTCTTTATAATGAGGCGGAGCAAGGAGAGGCATATGAAAATGAGGTGAATGAGAATGAGGAGTCAGATATAGCGTCAAGGAAAGCTCATACAGAAATTGCAGCATTTACCGAAATAGTTGAGCCATTAGAGGTTCATCCTGCCACTATGGGTGCTACagctgatgaagatgatgctgaTCTTGATTTCCTGGAGGATGATTTGAGTGATTAG
- the LOC103697008 gene encoding uncharacterized protein LOC103697008 isoform X3, with translation MKMKENLEGYRASKKRQSEDEEQSFDLHSNDNNEEDEEPVGYRRKGRQIGNDQSLVTFITPLRSLGYVDPGWEHGVAQDEKKKKVKCNYCEKIVSGGINRFKQHLARIPGEVAYCKMAPEEVYLKMKENMKWHRTGRRRRPEAKELAVFYMHPDNDVEEGIANGKNKANRMIGDQDVSCSKTIRKRSKGRSLESGTSDTERQQKQMNLDAVIAKTQKSQVPLLYKQSKQKAGSEKKSRKEVISAICKFFYYAAIPFNVADSPYFHKMLDLVGQYGHGLKSPTTRLISGRCLQDEVGSIKEYLVEIKASWATTGCTIIADSWKDVHGKTIINFLVSCPRGTYFISSIDASDIIKDVTSLFSLLDKVVGEVGEGNVVQVITENTANYKAAGKMLEEKKRSLFWTPCAAYCIDQILEDFVEIKWVRECIDKAQQIAKFIYNRMWLLNLMKKEFTAGKELLRPAVTKFATSFLTLQSLLDHRAALRRMFQSNKWISSQLGKSDEGKEVEKIVFNSTFWKKMQYVKKSVDPVVQMLKKVDSNEGLSMPSIYNDIYRAKLAIKAIHGDDERKYGPFWSVIDNHWSAVFHHPLYVAAYFLNPSYHYRPDFMAQPEVIRGLNECITRLEPDNGRRVSAASQISDFDFAKADFGTELALSTRMELHPAAWWQQHGINCLELQRIAIRILSQTCTSFGCEHHWSIFDQIHSTRHNRLAQKRLNDFAYVHYNLRLRERQLKRTTDDSISLDSGMLESLLDNWVVESEKPSLQEDEVPEILYNEAEQGEAYENEVNENEESDIASRKAHTEIAAFTEIVEPLEVHPATMGATADEDDADLDFLEDDLSD, from the exons atgaaaatgaaagaaaatcttGAAGGATACAGGGCTAGCAAAAAACGACAATCAGAGGATGAAGAGCAATCTTTTGATTTACATTCAAATGATAACaacgaagaggatgaagaacCTGTTGGTTATAGACGCAAGGGAAGGCAGATCGGAAATGATCAAAGCTTGGTCACATTTATAACCCCACTACGGTCATTAGGGTATGTTGACCCAGGATGGGAACATGGTGTTGCTCAagatgagaagaaaaagaaggtaaaATGCAATTATTGTGAGAAAATAGTTAGTGGGGGTATAAACCGGTTCAAACAGCATTTAGCTAGAATTCCTGGGGAAGTTGCATACTGTAAGATGGCTCCTGAGGAAGTATATcttaaaatgaaagaaaatatgaaatGGCATCGcacaggaaggagaagaaggcctGAAGCCAAAGAACTTGCGGTGTTCTATATGCATCCAGACAATGATGTGGAAGAAGGGATTGCAAATGGTAAAAACAAAGCAAATCGTATGATTGGTGATCAAGATGTTTCTTGTAGTAAAACCATAAGAAAAAGATCTAAAGGGAGGTCACTGGAAAGTGGTACAAGTGATACTGAGCGACAACAGAAACAGATGAATTTGGATGCTGTAATTGCAAAGACACAGAAAAGCCAGGTCCCATTATTGTACAAGCAATCAAAACAAAAGGCAGGGTCTGAAAAAAAGAGCCGTAAAGAAGTAATCTCCGCAATCTGCAAATTTTTCTATTATGCTGCAATACCTTTCAATGTCGCAGATTCTCCATACTTTCACAAGATGCTCGATTTGGTTGGTCAATATGGACATGGATTAAAAAGCCCTACAACCAGATTAATTTCTGGTCGATGCCTGCAGGATGAAGTTGGAAGTATTAAAGAATATCTTGTAGAAATCAAGGCTTCTTGGGCTACAACTGGGTGTACAATTATCGCAGATAGTTGGAAAGATGTGCATGGAAAGACAATAATCAATTTCTTGGTATCTTGCCCTAGAGGGACATACTTCATTTCCTCGATTGATGCATCTGATATAATCAAAGATGTTACAAGTCTTTTTAGCCTCTTGGACAAAGTTGTGGGGGAGGTAGGCGAGGGCAATGTTGTACAG GTAATCACAGAAAATACTGCAAACTATAAAGCTGCTGGGAAGATgctagaggagaagaagagaagtttATTTTGGACGCCCTGTGCTGCCTACTGCATTGATCAAATTCTTGAGGATTTTGTGGAGATAAAATGGGTCAGAGAGTGCATTGACAAAGCCCAACAAATtgctaaatttatttataaccgCATGTGGTTGTTGAACCTCATGAAAAAGGAATTTACAGCTGGAAAGGAACTTCTTAGACCAGCTGTTACAAAGTTCGCAACCAGCTTTCTTACTTTACAAAGcttgctggatcatagggctgCTCTCAGAAGAATGTTCCAATCGAATAAATGGATTTCGTCCCAATTAGGAAAATCAGATGAGGGCAAAGAAGTTGAAAAAATTGTCTTCAACTCCACATTCTGGAAGAAGATGCAATATGTAAAAAAATCTGTTGATCCTGTTGTACAGATGCTTAAAAAAGTTGATAGCAATGAAGGCTTGTCCATGCCATCTATTTATAATGACATCTACCGAGCTAAGCTTGCTATTAAAGCCATCCATGGTGATGATGAACGAAAATATGGTCCCTTCTGGAGTGTAATAGACAACCATTGGAGTGCTGTTTTTCACCATCCTCTATATGTTGCAGCTTACTTCCTTAATCCATCATACCATTATCGTCCAGATTTCATGGCG CAACCAGAGGTGATCCGAGGTCTAAATGAATGCATTACTCGACTGGAACCAGATAATGGAAGAAGAGTTTCTGCTGCTTCGCAG ATTTCTGATTTTGATTTTGCTAAAGCTGATTTTGGAACTGAACTGGCTTTGAGTACAAGAATGGAGCTGCATCCAG CTGCATGGTGGCAACAACATGGGATAAATTGTCTTGAATTGCAACGAATTGCCATTCGGATATTGAGCCAGACATGCACGTCCTTTGGTTGTGAGCACCATTGGAGTATATTTGATCAAATTCATAGTACAAGGCATAACCGCTTGGCTCAGAAAAGATTAAATGATTTTGCTTATGTCCATTACAACTTGCGTCTTCGAGAGCGGCAATTAAAGAGAACTACTGATGACTCCATATCTCTTGACAGCGGCATGCTAGAGAGCTTACTAGATAATTGGGTTGTTGAGTCTGAGAAGCCATCTTTGCAAGAAGATGAGGTACCA GAGATTCTTTATAATGAGGCGGAGCAAGGAGAGGCATATGAAAATGAGGTGAATGAGAATGAGGAGTCAGATATAGCGTCAAGGAAAGCTCATACAGAAATTGCAGCATTTACCGAAATAGTTGAGCCATTAGAGGTTCATCCTGCCACTATGGGTGCTACagctgatgaagatgatgctgaTCTTGATTTCCTGGAGGATGATTTGAGTGATTAG
- the LOC103718161 gene encoding uncharacterized protein LOC103718161: MTTEVAATTLRLDPPPPPPRPAGCGGDRCDAQDPWPLHHVRHRTVFCRLCTSCVLKYHAGSFCVACFELLDALPPPPAAAPPALVRCSRCPSIAHSACLPEAERASTYLCPSCADPDGFSYFRVSKDGRQRSFDLTSAKVLLAATRLSVASMSRAAVAARAEAERKVREAALSRKRAREMLERVFTLSKMEKEKKMKEANEAVVVPVPEVTEPKKKMPKLSSTVFTMVGQKSVQNRDTDRWMKFQEPVAMAPKPVQCLVDDKSKVASLTGMHNHANNGDMKGNSGSVPHAGNNVGQMESKERGVLSGTQGAFVKEEDGAVGRC; this comes from the coding sequence ATGACGACGGAGGTGGCAGCAACGACGCTGAGGCTGgatccaccgccgccgccgccccgccCCGCCGGTTGCGGCGGCGACCGCTGCGACGCCCAGGACCCCTGGCCGCTCCACCATGTCCGCCACCGCACCGTGTTCTGCCGCCTCTGCACCTCCTGCGTCCTCAAGTACCACGCTGGATCCTTCTGCGTCGCCTGCTTCGAGCTCCTCGACGCCCTCCCACCGCCGCCGGCGGCGGCTCCGCCCGCCCTTGTCCGCTGCTCTAGGTGCCCGTCCATCGCCCACTCCGCCTGCCTCCCGGAAGCCGAGCGCGCATCCACCTACCTCTGCCCTAGCTGCGCCGACCCCGACGGCTTCTCTTACTTTCGCGTCAGCAAGGATGGACGGCAGCGATCGTTTGATCTCACGTCGGCGAAGGTGCTCCTCGCCGCCACCCGGCTGTCTGTGGCCTCCATGAGCAGGGCAGCGGTGGCTGCGAGGGCCGAAGCAGAGAGGAAGGTCAGGGAGGCGGCACTGTCGAGGAAGAGAGCGAGGGAGATGCTGGAGAGGGTCTTCACGCTCTcgaagatggagaaggagaagaagatgaaggaagcTAATGAGGCCGTGGTGGTTCCCGTGCCGGAGGTGACGgagccaaagaagaagatgcCAAAGTTGAGCAGCACGGTGTTCACCATGGTGGGGCAGAAGAGCGTGCAGAACAGGGATACTGATAGGTGGATGAAGTTCCAGGAGCCTGTGGCAATGGCACCGAAGCCAGTTCAATGTCTTGTAGATGATAAAAGCAAGGTGGCTTCTTTAACTGGGATGCACAACCATGCTAATAATGGTGACATGAAAGGCAATTCAGGGAGTGTGCCGCATGCTGGAAATAATGTTGGCCAAATGGAGAGCAAGGAAAGGGGAGTTCTTTCTGGTACTCAGGGTGCTTTTGTTAAGGAGGAGGATGGTGCTGTGGGTAGATGCTGA
- the LOC103697008 gene encoding uncharacterized protein LOC103697008 isoform X2 produces the protein MVEEMVPLRSTGLTDPGWEHGVAQDERKKKVKCNYCGKIVSGGIYRLKQHLARISGEVTYCKKAPEEVYMKMKENLEGYRASKKRQSEDEEQSFDLHSNDNNEEDEEPVGYRRKGRQIGNDQSLVTFITPLRSLGYVDPGWEHGVAQDEKKKKVKCNYCEKIVSGGINRFKQHLARIPGEVAYCKMAPEEVYLKMKENMKWHRTGRRRRPEAKELAVFYMHPDNDVEEGIANGKNKANRMIGDQDVSCSKTIRKRSKGRSLESGTSDTERQQKQMNLDAVIAKTQKSQVPLLYKQSKQKAGSEKKSRKEVISAICKFFYYAAIPFNVADSPYFHKMLDLVGQYGHGLKSPTTRLISGRCLQDEVGSIKEYLVEIKASWATTGCTIIADSWKDVHGKTIINFLVSCPRGTYFISSIDASDIIKDVTSLFSLLDKVVGEVGEGNVVQVITENTANYKAAGKMLEEKKRSLFWTPCAAYCIDQILEDFVEIKWVRECIDKAQQIAKFIYNRMWLLNLMKKEFTAGKELLRPAVTKFATSFLTLQSLLDHRAALRRMFQSNKWISSQLGKSDEGKEVEKIVFNSTFWKKMQYVKKSVDPVVQMLKKVDSNEGLSMPSIYNDIYRAKLAIKAIHGDDERKYGPFWSVIDNHWSAVFHHPLYVAAYFLNPSYHYRPDFMAQPEVIRGLNECITRLEPDNGRRVSAASQISDFDFAKADFGTELALSTRMELHPAAWWQQHGINCLELQRIAIRILSQTCTSFGCEHHWSIFDQIHSTRHNRLAQKRLNDFAYVHYNLRLRERQLKRTTDDSISLDSGMLESLLDNWVVESEKPSLQEDEEILYNEAEQGEAYENEVNENEESDIASRKAHTEIAAFTEIVEPLEVHPATMGATADEDDADLDFLEDDLSD, from the exons ATGGTTGAAGAGATGGTTCCGCTTCGTTCAACAGGGCTTACCGACCCTGGATGGGAACATGGTGTTGCTCAAgatgagaggaagaaaaaggtaaaGTGCAATTACTGTGGGAAAATAGTAAGCGGGGGAATATACAGATTGAAGCAGCATTTGGCTAGAATTTCTGGTGAAGTTACATACTGTAAAAAGGCTCctgaagaggtgtatatgaaaatgaaagaaaatcttGAAGGATACAGGGCTAGCAAAAAACGACAATCAGAGGATGAAGAGCAATCTTTTGATTTACATTCAAATGATAACaacgaagaggatgaagaacCTGTTGGTTATAGACGCAAGGGAAGGCAGATCGGAAATGATCAAAGCTTGGTCACATTTATAACCCCACTACGGTCATTAGGGTATGTTGACCCAGGATGGGAACATGGTGTTGCTCAagatgagaagaaaaagaaggtaaaATGCAATTATTGTGAGAAAATAGTTAGTGGGGGTATAAACCGGTTCAAACAGCATTTAGCTAGAATTCCTGGGGAAGTTGCATACTGTAAGATGGCTCCTGAGGAAGTATATcttaaaatgaaagaaaatatgaaatGGCATCGcacaggaaggagaagaaggcctGAAGCCAAAGAACTTGCGGTGTTCTATATGCATCCAGACAATGATGTGGAAGAAGGGATTGCAAATGGTAAAAACAAAGCAAATCGTATGATTGGTGATCAAGATGTTTCTTGTAGTAAAACCATAAGAAAAAGATCTAAAGGGAGGTCACTGGAAAGTGGTACAAGTGATACTGAGCGACAACAGAAACAGATGAATTTGGATGCTGTAATTGCAAAGACACAGAAAAGCCAGGTCCCATTATTGTACAAGCAATCAAAACAAAAGGCAGGGTCTGAAAAAAAGAGCCGTAAAGAAGTAATCTCCGCAATCTGCAAATTTTTCTATTATGCTGCAATACCTTTCAATGTCGCAGATTCTCCATACTTTCACAAGATGCTCGATTTGGTTGGTCAATATGGACATGGATTAAAAAGCCCTACAACCAGATTAATTTCTGGTCGATGCCTGCAGGATGAAGTTGGAAGTATTAAAGAATATCTTGTAGAAATCAAGGCTTCTTGGGCTACAACTGGGTGTACAATTATCGCAGATAGTTGGAAAGATGTGCATGGAAAGACAATAATCAATTTCTTGGTATCTTGCCCTAGAGGGACATACTTCATTTCCTCGATTGATGCATCTGATATAATCAAAGATGTTACAAGTCTTTTTAGCCTCTTGGACAAAGTTGTGGGGGAGGTAGGCGAGGGCAATGTTGTACAG GTAATCACAGAAAATACTGCAAACTATAAAGCTGCTGGGAAGATgctagaggagaagaagagaagtttATTTTGGACGCCCTGTGCTGCCTACTGCATTGATCAAATTCTTGAGGATTTTGTGGAGATAAAATGGGTCAGAGAGTGCATTGACAAAGCCCAACAAATtgctaaatttatttataaccgCATGTGGTTGTTGAACCTCATGAAAAAGGAATTTACAGCTGGAAAGGAACTTCTTAGACCAGCTGTTACAAAGTTCGCAACCAGCTTTCTTACTTTACAAAGcttgctggatcatagggctgCTCTCAGAAGAATGTTCCAATCGAATAAATGGATTTCGTCCCAATTAGGAAAATCAGATGAGGGCAAAGAAGTTGAAAAAATTGTCTTCAACTCCACATTCTGGAAGAAGATGCAATATGTAAAAAAATCTGTTGATCCTGTTGTACAGATGCTTAAAAAAGTTGATAGCAATGAAGGCTTGTCCATGCCATCTATTTATAATGACATCTACCGAGCTAAGCTTGCTATTAAAGCCATCCATGGTGATGATGAACGAAAATATGGTCCCTTCTGGAGTGTAATAGACAACCATTGGAGTGCTGTTTTTCACCATCCTCTATATGTTGCAGCTTACTTCCTTAATCCATCATACCATTATCGTCCAGATTTCATGGCG CAACCAGAGGTGATCCGAGGTCTAAATGAATGCATTACTCGACTGGAACCAGATAATGGAAGAAGAGTTTCTGCTGCTTCGCAG ATTTCTGATTTTGATTTTGCTAAAGCTGATTTTGGAACTGAACTGGCTTTGAGTACAAGAATGGAGCTGCATCCAG CTGCATGGTGGCAACAACATGGGATAAATTGTCTTGAATTGCAACGAATTGCCATTCGGATATTGAGCCAGACATGCACGTCCTTTGGTTGTGAGCACCATTGGAGTATATTTGATCAAATTCATAGTACAAGGCATAACCGCTTGGCTCAGAAAAGATTAAATGATTTTGCTTATGTCCATTACAACTTGCGTCTTCGAGAGCGGCAATTAAAGAGAACTACTGATGACTCCATATCTCTTGACAGCGGCATGCTAGAGAGCTTACTAGATAATTGGGTTGTTGAGTCTGAGAAGCCATCTTTGCAAGAAGATGAG GAGATTCTTTATAATGAGGCGGAGCAAGGAGAGGCATATGAAAATGAGGTGAATGAGAATGAGGAGTCAGATATAGCGTCAAGGAAAGCTCATACAGAAATTGCAGCATTTACCGAAATAGTTGAGCCATTAGAGGTTCATCCTGCCACTATGGGTGCTACagctgatgaagatgatgctgaTCTTGATTTCCTGGAGGATGATTTGAGTGATTAG